Proteins encoded in a region of the Gammaproteobacteria bacterium genome:
- the mazG gene encoding nucleoside triphosphate pyrophosphohydrolase, with translation MDKLLRIMALLRDKEHGCPWDLEQTLTSLTRYTLEEVYEVVDAVEEGDTASLKDELGDLLFQVVFYARIAEEDSLFSFQDIVDAISDKLVRRHPHVFPAGKVESFGQQQALDADQVVTNWEAIKKQERAQKGQADQQPVSVLSDIPQALPALERALKIQKRAARVGFDWQQLAPVLGKVREELAELEAAIAGGENEAIQHETGDLLFAVVNLARHTRVEPENALRECNRRFFRRFSFIEQQLSEENTRIEDAGLEKLDQLWDAAKQKGL, from the coding sequence CTGCTGCGCATAATGGCCTTGTTGAGGGATAAAGAGCACGGGTGTCCCTGGGATCTGGAGCAGACACTGACCAGTCTGACACGCTATACGCTGGAAGAAGTGTATGAGGTCGTGGATGCTGTGGAAGAAGGAGATACAGCCTCTCTCAAAGATGAGTTGGGGGATCTGCTTTTTCAGGTTGTGTTCTATGCCCGCATTGCCGAAGAAGACAGTCTGTTCTCCTTTCAGGATATAGTCGATGCGATTTCAGACAAACTGGTAAGGCGTCACCCCCATGTATTCCCTGCCGGCAAAGTGGAGAGTTTTGGCCAGCAGCAGGCGCTGGATGCTGACCAGGTTGTAACCAACTGGGAAGCGATCAAAAAGCAGGAGAGGGCGCAGAAAGGCCAGGCTGACCAGCAGCCAGTTTCGGTATTATCCGATATTCCACAGGCGTTACCGGCTCTTGAGCGGGCTCTTAAAATCCAGAAGCGGGCGGCACGGGTGGGATTTGACTGGCAGCAGTTGGCTCCCGTGCTGGGAAAGGTCAGAGAAGAGCTTGCAGAGCTGGAGGCAGCAATCGCCGGTGGTGAGAATGAGGCGATCCAGCACGAGACAGGCGATTTACTCTTTGCGGTTGTAAACCTGGCCCGGCATACCCGGGTTGAGCCGGAAAACGCGCTGCGGGAATGCAACCGGCGGTTCTTCCGTCGCTTCTCATTTATTGAACAGCAATTGAGTGAGGAGAATACCCGAATCGAGGACGCTGGTCTGGAAAAACTTGATCAGCTCTGGGATGCTGCCAAACAGAAAGGGCTATAA